The sequence AGCGGCGCGCTGGCGCCCTCCCCGCTCACTTTAACTCGATGCGAAAAATCCAAACCGTGGCCACGTTAACAGACGTTGACCTAGCCCCACTCCCCATAAACCACAACCCGACTTTGTTCTGTTTACGCTGAACCAGTACACTACTACGTTCTGTTTCAAGACCGACTACTTATTTTTGATGAATCTATGGAACTTAAAGGGCATTCTCAAGTTGCATTTGGCAACCACACTTATTTACTACGACTAAACAATAAGCCAACAATGTTAGTTGTGAAGGCCGGTGAGAAATACGATTTGCATGAATTTGAACTCAGTAAAGATAGTATAATTACTCCTTTTATCTATAAGAGTAAGTTACTCGTAGAAGGGATTTTAGTACGATACAATAATGACTATTCACGCGTAATAATGGACGCTGGCAACGGCATGCTTATGTATGTTGACCAAGCTGGCAGCGTGCGCTTACTAGATTCGATTAAGAATATGGTCATAGATCAGGTGGAAATTAACAAAGAGAACATTATTCTTCAAAATTCTACTAATGGAAATATTTATCTGTTTTATTGGGAAAAGAATACGTATAGCTATGCTGCTGTATATAAACCAAGTACGCCCGATTAGCACCCACGAGGTAATCGCATGATGGAGTTCAGTTTGGTTTAGTGTTTGCATTCTGTTTTGGAAAGTCAGACTGGAGTAGTCGCTAGCATTTCAATTTTCCCAAACGGAGTGCTAGCAATGGATGAGTCGCGAATTGGATCACGGCGTATTTTGTAAAACTTAACGATCCCTCAGCCAGATTGGTAAAAATCACAAGCTGCTAGACATGATCGTGTCCGTTCCGCAAACCACAGTGACTGAGTTGGCTTAGTGGTTTGCGTGCAAGAGTGCGGCAGTCGGCTCGTGCGAGAGAGGTTCGGCGGCGTCTTCTTTCCTCCAGAAGCCGAGGAGGAATGTCTCCAACTCAGTAACCAGGATGTTACCCGCCGTGTCAGACATGCCCGAGCTCAACCTGGGGAGTTGACCTAGCTTTGCAACCACGCAGGTATTGTAACATTGCCAATTGCGGTTAAGCGCGCCTATTTATTCCCAGATTATTAGTTTTTGACAATCTGCTTCCAATTTGTTGACAAGAAGCCTTTGAGCGAAAAAAATCATCAAGTGTTAAGGCCTCCTGCCCAGGCCTGAACAAATTGGCCAGCCGATCACCGCCCCGGTCAGCGGGCTCTTTGCTTGGTTTACCGGGTACCCCAGGAACTTGTTCCTGGACGGCGCAGCCGCAAGAAGTATATGCCCCACATAGCTCAAGCATGTTCTGCAACTCCCGTCTTGGCAAGTTCTTACCCAATTTCTGTCGCGCCTAGGCATTCACCCGGCGAATCGTCACAAACCATCCTTTGCCATTTATGTTACTGTACTGGGGAACTAAACCGCAAGTCGATGCATTGGAAAACCAATCCCACGCGGCGGCCCTAAAACTTGTGGGCTCACGTAGCAGAAGACGGCTCCTGGAAGTCGCGGAAATGTTCGCTCAAGTGCTTCCCACCGCTGCGCGGCCCAGGAACAAGTTTCTGAGGTAGCCGTTTTGATCATGAGTGCTAATCGGGGGTATCCGGTCTTGACAAATGTACATTAATAGTGTAGAGTGGGTGGAAGATGCGGAATCCAGGATTTTGAATGCAGAAGTAGATTACCGCCATTCTGAATTCATCATTCTAACTTCCGCATTTCCACATGCCCTCACCCCGTCCCTCTCCCGATCAGACGTTACCACAAATGGGAAGCCACTGTCGGGAGAGGGGGGAATTGCCAAGGCGGAATGATGAAAGAGTACCGCGCAGCGATAACGGATCATAGCCGTGGGTGTCAACCCACGGTTTTGGATAAGCCAAGCAACATGGAGCCGCGTAGCGGCGTATTCAATTAAGAATGAAGAATTAAAAATTAAGAATTGGGTGATCGTTTGCTTCTGGGCTAGAAAGATGCCGCTCCTTCGGAGCTGTGTATGTTTGCCAAAAACCACCCCACTAAAAACCAGCAACCACCGCGCTCCGCTGCGCGTCGCGGCTAAACAAAAACCAAATACCACTCCACCAGCCACCAAAAACCAATGACCAGTCCCGCTCGGCGAGCGGGACCTACAGCGCCCCGGACCGCCGATGCCATCGGCGGCTTTGTGCGCGTCGCGGCTAAACGAGAGAGGGGTTATTTTGTGTACCCCGGGTAGTCGCTGCGCTAACCCGGGGCTATGTGATGCAACCGCTTCGCGGTAGGAAAGCAAAAACCAAAAACCAGCCACCAAAAGACTAAACTCCACACCTTCAACTACCAGTTCGGCAACGGAGTTGCCTCCTACAGATTGTTTTTTTCCGTGAACCTCGGCCTTTTCGCCGTTCCTCCGTGATAAATGAATTTTCCTGTCCAGCCGCTCCGCGCTCCGCTGCGCGTCGCGGCTAACCAAAAACCAGCCACCAAAAACTAAACTCCACACCTTCAACTACCAGTTCGGCAACGGAGTTGCCTCCTACATTTTTCCCCGCGTCCCCTCGCCTCGCACCTCTCGCCTCCCCCATGCTCGGCTATCTCTTTATCGACATGAACGCCTACTTTGCCAGCGTGGAACAGCACTTGCGGCCAGAGCTGCGCGGGCAGCCGGTGGGTGTAGTGCCGATGCTGGCCGACACCACCTGTTGTATTGCCGCCAGTTACGAGGCAAAAAAGTATGGGGTAAAGACCGGCACTGGCGTGGCCGAGGCTCGCCGTCTGTGTCCGCGGATTCGCTTGGTGGAGGCCCGGCCGGATGTGTACGTGCGGTACCATCATCGGGTGGTGGCGGCGGTCGAATCTTGCCTGCATGTGGACGTGGTGATGTCGATCGACGAAATGATGTGCCGGCTGATTGGCGAACATCGCCGCGAAGCGACCGCGCGCGATCTGGCCGCACGGATCAAGGCCGCGATTCGCCGCGACGCGGGAGAGTTTTTGCGCTGCTCGATTGGCATTGCCCCCAACCGCATGTTGGCCAAAATGGCCGCCGATCTGCAAAAGCCCGATGGCCTAACCGTTATCCGGGCCGAGGAACTTCCCCAGCGGCTGTTTGGCCTGTCGCTGACCGATTTTCCCGGCGTGGGCGAACGGATGCAGGCCCGTCTACACCGCTACGGCGTGACCACGGTCGAGCAATTTTCCCAAATGACGGTCGACCAAATCAGCCGCGTGTGGGGGAGCAAGCTGCTCGGCCGCATGTGGTGGCACCGCCTGCGGGGAGATGACCTGCCCGACCCCCCCACGCAGCGGCGGTCGGTGGGGCATTCCCATGTGTTGCCGCCGGACATTCGGACGGATGCCGAGGGGCGGTCGGTGCTGATCTGCATGACGCATAAGGCGGCCGCACGGCTGCGGCGGATTGATTATTGGGCACAGTCGGTCAGCATTGATGTGTCGTACTGGGGGGGCGGGGGGACATGGCATGACCGGCGGCGGATCATGCCCGCGCGGGACACGCATTCGCTGGTGGCGCACGTGGCGGAGATGTGGGACCGGCGTCCCGCGGGCCGCCCGCTGAAGGTGGGGGTGGTGCTGGGAGATTTATTGGCGGCGCAGTCGGCGACGCGGCCGCTGTTTGACGAAAATGTGGAGTTACAAAACGTATCGGACGCGATGGACAAAATCAACGAAAAGCTGGGGGACCACGCGATTTACCTGGGAAGCATGCACGGCGCCGCGCCGCATGACCCGCTACGGATCGCGTTTACCCGCATTCCCGAAGCGCGGCGCATGTACGAACTGCGCGAGGCGCCGAAGCGCGCCTGGGGCAGATAATCAGGAAGGAAAGGTCAGATTACACCAACGGCGTTTTTCCCCTCGCGCCGGGGACTTCCTGGACGTAACGGGGCACGGCGTAGCCGGGCAGGGTGGCTTGCAACTCGCCCAGGATTTGCAGTCCCGTGCTGATTGGCACTTCAAAGTGCGCGCCCCCCGCCACACGGTCCAGTTGGTGCAGGTAATAGGGGAGCACGCCCAAGTCGAGGAGGCGCGCGGACAATTCCGCCTGGACGGCGGCGGAGTCATTGATGCCGCGTAAAAGCACGGCTTGATTAAGGGTGGGAATACCAGCCTGAACCAATCGTCGCAGCGCGGCGGCGGCGGAGCTGACCAACTCGGCCGGGTGGTTGGCATGGACAACCATGATAGGGCTTAGCCGGGTGCCGCGCAGCCAGCCCAGCAGTTCGTCCGTCACTCGCCGGGGGATCATGATGGGAAGGCGGGTGTGCACGCGCAGCCGTCGCAGGTGGGGAATTGTTGCCAGTTGGGTTGCCAGTTCCCCCAGCAGTTCATCGCGCAGGATCAGGGGGTCGCCGCCGCTGAGGATAATTTCGCTAAGGGAGTTGTCCGCCGCCAGATGATCGAGCGCGGGCCGCCACTGCGCGAGGGAACGGGGAAGTTCCGCATAGGGAAAATGTCGGCGAAAGCAATAGCGGCAATGAACAGCGCATGCGCCAGTAAGGATCAGCAAGGCGCGGCCCGGGTATTTATGTAATAAACCGGGTGTCACGACGGCGGCCAGGTCCCCTACCGGATCGGGGCTGAATTGTGTTATAATAGTTGTTTCGGCGGCAGTCGGCAAAACTTGCATAAGTAGCGGGTCGCGCGGATCGCCGGGTCGCATGCGGGCCAGAAAATCCCGCGGCACAAAGAGCGGAAAATCCCGGATGGCCGGGGCGGCGTGGGCCGCGA comes from Pirellulales bacterium and encodes:
- a CDS encoding type VI secretion protein ImpB, whose translation is MLGYLFIDMNAYFASVEQHLRPELRGQPVGVVPMLADTTCCIAASYEAKKYGVKTGTGVAEARRLCPRIRLVEARPDVYVRYHHRVVAAVESCLHVDVVMSIDEMMCRLIGEHRREATARDLAARIKAAIRRDAGEFLRCSIGIAPNRMLAKMAADLQKPDGLTVIRAEELPQRLFGLSLTDFPGVGERMQARLHRYGVTTVEQFSQMTVDQISRVWGSKLLGRMWWHRLRGDDLPDPPTQRRSVGHSHVLPPDIRTDAEGRSVLICMTHKAAARLRRIDYWAQSVSIDVSYWGGGGTWHDRRRIMPARDTHSLVAHVAEMWDRRPAGRPLKVGVVLGDLLAAQSATRPLFDENVELQNVSDAMDKINEKLGDHAIYLGSMHGAAPHDPLRIAFTRIPEARRMYELREAPKRAWGR
- the epmB gene encoding EF-P beta-lysylation protein EpmB, with translation MPHATFAHALETRKPHPAVAPGAGTAPPQVPAKDARQTAQLDQTDTTWHQELRDAIRDPAELCRLLDLPAEIAAHAAPAIRDFPLFVPRDFLARMRPGDPRDPLLMQVLPTAAETTIITQFSPDPVGDLAAVVTPGLLHKYPGRALLILTGACAVHCRYCFRRHFPYAELPRSLAQWRPALDHLAADNSLSEIILSGGDPLILRDELLGELATQLATIPHLRRLRVHTRLPIMIPRRVTDELLGWLRGTRLSPIMVVHANHPAELVSSAAAALRRLVQAGIPTLNQAVLLRGINDSAAVQAELSARLLDLGVLPYYLHQLDRVAGGAHFEVPISTGLQILGELQATLPGYAVPRYVQEVPGARGKTPLV